In Trichocoleus sp. FACHB-46, a genomic segment contains:
- a CDS encoding pentapeptide repeat-containing protein yields the protein MARQLWKGIWKFLNTDIQLFSTETVASGAETGKAVLDLAKALDEHKALPELVPLVGNISSLLDVLNLPLVQVAGATLPFVSLATGTLKLYLEHAQQEPSLEECVMLVSQAAYLESFQVFLNSPDNQTRREQLLEAPASKAFTKELNKLGEKLEINGQEFEFDTREAEKTLICFHESKLAEVFNPILSDRLQEAGLDGAEAHIATERISCSTHRYMKRAFAGLRDSVKQLAALYGSEWTQELKTYDSIDRYLEAVISQKPLQQVFDESFTFKDVYVPLKVRPIKPDGRTDNHTESLNIESWAESLLQDPKKQGQVLFIEGGPGRGKSVFCRMFADLVRRKLYPIWIPILIRLRDVRTFELNFEKTLQAAVGWDFATSDNGWLTNPNTRFLFLLDGFDELLLERGISDELKAFLHQVGSFQSRCKENSSERGHRILITGRPFALHGIERLMPPNLERVEIIPMDRELQGRWFAKWAQLAGTDTALTFQQFLKAPSCPSQVQQLAQEPLLLYLLAAMHRDNRLNLEMFEGASSAGAKIQIYEEALNWVLTKQRTDQGHNLNLELTKLDIEDLRSVLAEAGLCVVQTRRELAPISMIEERLKQKGDEGATALLKAARDQPEGGLKNALATFYLNSVPGAENSVEFLHKSFGEFLCAERLLESLEAWTDKGPRGKGYNITQEIMNGQIYDLLGYGNLTEEIVEYLMALLDRRQIDFIILFERLHDFYLLWCSGDFIDDSKYTLPQDKSSKLQKYGINLGQRQVDIFTGLNILILLLKLNSFAQLREDLKGKIIFYPCGQAGTEDFDQPRLLHIISYSNCLNPSAFSQTVGPFLADAQLSNVTLMSVILGGANLSRANLSGAYLANADLSGADLSSANLTNAYLRGASLDEAYLADANLSHADLSRVDLSNASLDNAKCVGVDLSNAKLTALEAIDANFRNANLSGADLTDATFVGSDLSEADCAGSTLVGICLHGANLSNANFRDSNLCYASFDALSPRDIDLSNADFRSANFRGAIFDNVSFREILWDKYTKWAHARGLHRVTDVPDALGQQREFSSAATLSRGLSSATMGQIEKAIALYEEAQQLDPQLEIAAEFWHTLCWFGSLSNHPEKVIFAGEAAVTLVPEDGEYRDSLGLARARSGDIQGAIESLQAAVDLGLSSESLQVQRQHWIRTLRAGGNPFTPEELELLHDQYDGLQFRE from the coding sequence ATGGCAAGACAGCTCTGGAAGGGTATCTGGAAATTCCTTAATACAGATATTCAATTGTTCTCAACCGAAACTGTAGCTAGTGGCGCTGAAACTGGCAAAGCAGTTTTAGATCTGGCAAAAGCGTTAGATGAACACAAGGCTCTTCCAGAGCTGGTTCCTTTGGTTGGAAACATATCTTCACTTTTAGATGTATTAAACTTGCCTTTAGTACAGGTGGCAGGCGCTACACTACCGTTTGTTTCACTTGCAACTGGAACTTTAAAGCTTTATTTGGAGCACGCGCAACAAGAGCCTTCTTTAGAAGAATGCGTAATGCTAGTGAGTCAAGCAGCTTACTTAGAAAGCTTTCAAGTGTTTCTCAATTCACCAGACAATCAAACTAGACGGGAGCAGCTGTTAGAAGCCCCTGCATCTAAAGCATTTACCAAGGAACTTAACAAGTTAGGTGAAAAGTTAGAGATCAATGGTCAGGAATTTGAATTTGATACTAGGGAAGCAGAAAAAACGTTAATTTGCTTTCATGAATCCAAGCTAGCTGAAGTTTTTAATCCCATCCTGAGCGATCGCCTACAAGAAGCAGGCCTTGATGGGGCTGAAGCTCACATTGCTACAGAGCGAATATCCTGTAGCACTCATCGCTATATGAAGCGAGCTTTTGCTGGCCTTAGAGATTCAGTGAAGCAACTTGCAGCTTTATATGGCTCTGAATGGACGCAGGAGTTAAAAACCTACGACAGCATTGATAGGTACTTAGAAGCTGTGATATCTCAAAAACCATTACAACAGGTTTTTGATGAAAGTTTCACCTTTAAAGATGTCTATGTACCTCTAAAAGTGAGGCCTATAAAGCCAGATGGCCGAACAGACAACCATACTGAGTCGTTGAATATTGAGAGCTGGGCTGAATCTCTGCTTCAAGACCCAAAAAAGCAAGGACAAGTGCTATTTATCGAAGGTGGGCCAGGACGCGGTAAAAGCGTGTTTTGTCGTATGTTTGCAGACCTGGTTCGGAGAAAACTGTATCCAATCTGGATTCCGATCCTAATTCGATTGCGAGACGTTAGAACCTTTGAGCTAAATTTTGAAAAGACGTTACAAGCTGCTGTAGGTTGGGACTTTGCAACTAGTGATAATGGTTGGTTGACCAACCCAAACACACGATTCCTATTCCTACTTGATGGTTTTGATGAGTTATTGCTAGAGAGAGGAATCAGCGATGAGCTAAAAGCATTCTTGCATCAAGTCGGATCATTCCAGTCACGTTGTAAAGAGAATAGCAGTGAGCGAGGACACCGAATCTTAATCACAGGTAGACCTTTTGCTTTGCACGGCATTGAGCGTTTAATGCCACCTAATTTAGAACGGGTAGAGATCATCCCAATGGATCGAGAGCTCCAGGGAAGGTGGTTTGCTAAGTGGGCGCAATTAGCAGGTACGGATACAGCCTTGACATTTCAGCAATTTCTAAAGGCTCCATCGTGTCCAAGTCAAGTACAGCAGTTAGCTCAGGAACCTCTACTGCTCTATTTACTCGCAGCTATGCATCGCGATAATCGCTTGAACCTAGAAATGTTTGAAGGAGCAAGCAGCGCTGGAGCAAAAATTCAAATTTACGAAGAAGCTCTAAATTGGGTGCTAACCAAACAACGAACTGACCAAGGCCATAATCTCAATTTAGAACTTACAAAGTTAGACATAGAAGACCTACGTAGTGTTCTGGCAGAAGCAGGACTTTGTGTGGTTCAAACCAGGCGTGAGTTAGCTCCAATATCTATGATTGAGGAGCGGCTGAAGCAAAAGGGAGATGAAGGTGCTACAGCACTACTTAAGGCAGCCCGTGATCAGCCAGAGGGTGGCTTAAAGAATGCATTAGCTACTTTTTACCTCAACTCTGTGCCTGGAGCAGAAAACTCAGTTGAGTTTCTTCATAAAAGCTTTGGTGAATTTTTATGTGCAGAGCGCTTGCTGGAAAGCTTAGAAGCCTGGACAGATAAAGGTCCACGAGGAAAGGGCTACAACATCACCCAGGAGATTATGAATGGGCAGATTTATGACCTTTTGGGTTACGGAAACCTAACAGAAGAGATCGTGGAATACTTGATGGCTTTGCTGGATAGGAGGCAAATTGACTTCATCATTCTATTTGAACGACTACATGACTTTTACCTGCTTTGGTGTAGTGGAGACTTTATCGATGATTCCAAGTACACCTTGCCTCAAGATAAATCCAGTAAGTTGCAGAAGTATGGCATCAACTTAGGACAAAGACAAGTAGACATTTTTACAGGGCTAAACATACTGATTTTGCTACTAAAGCTCAATAGTTTTGCTCAGCTTAGAGAAGATTTAAAGGGAAAAATTATTTTTTATCCCTGTGGTCAGGCTGGCACTGAAGATTTCGATCAACCTCGGCTATTGCACATTATCAGCTATAGCAACTGTCTGAATCCATCTGCTTTCAGTCAAACAGTAGGACCGTTTTTAGCTGATGCACAGCTTAGTAATGTAACTCTCATGAGTGTAATACTTGGGGGTGCTAACCTTAGCCGCGCCAACCTTAGTGGTGCATATCTAGCTAATGCAGATCTCAGTGGTGCGGACCTTAGCTCTGCAAATCTCACTAATGCTTACCTCAGAGGCGCATCTCTCGACGAGGCCTACCTCGCTGATGCAAATCTCAGCCACGCAGATCTTAGCCGAGTAGACTTATCTAATGCCTCCTTAGATAATGCTAAGTGTGTAGGGGTCGATCTTTCTAATGCAAAACTGACGGCTTTGGAAGCAATTGATGCAAACTTCAGAAATGCCAACCTGAGTGGAGCAGACTTAACTGACGCTACATTCGTAGGAAGTGACTTGAGTGAAGCTGATTGTGCTGGTAGTACTCTAGTTGGTATTTGTCTGCACGGTGCAAACCTAAGTAATGCGAATTTTAGAGATAGCAATTTGTGCTATGCCAGCTTTGATGCTCTTAGCCCACGCGATATAGATCTTAGTAATGCAGACTTTAGGAGTGCAAATTTCCGAGGGGCCATCTTTGATAACGTTTCATTTCGAGAAATTCTTTGGGATAAGTACACAAAATGGGCCCATGCAAGAGGATTGCACAGAGTTACTGATGTACCCGATGCCCTAGGGCAACAGCGAGAGTTTTCCTCAGCGGCCACCCTAAGTAGGGGACTCAGTTCAGCAACGATGGGTCAAATAGAAAAAGCGATCGCGCTTTACGAGGAAGCACAGCAGCTCGATCCTCAGTTAGAAATTGCTGCTGAGTTTTGGCATACTCTTTGTTGGTTCGGCAGTCTCTCTAATCATCCAGAGAAGGTCATTTTTGCGGGTGAGGCTGCTGTGACACTTGTTCCTGAAGACGGAGAGTATAGAGATAGCCTTGGATTAGCTAGGGCTCGGAGTGGGGACATTCAGGGTGCCATTGAAAGTTTGCAGGCGGCTGTAGATCTTGGACTTTCGAGCGAATCTCTACAAGTACAGCGTCAACATTGGATTAGAACCTTAAGGGCAGGTGGAAATCCTTTCACTCCTGAAGAGCTTGAGCTTCTGCACGATCAATATGACGGTCTACAGTTCAGGGAGTAG
- a CDS encoding D-Ala-D-Ala carboxypeptidase family metallohydrolase has product MPSPTTPIQVLPSLKVDPKAQSKAQPAQAKSPEGGKDKHSPPQKEDGDRYKVWFRVKIGKLEFLNLKGDFLGQPYIRLSTYQHSQLKVVINDLDDKLRPEIAKQQDVEVELGFVDGDRKNVFVGKLYSIGRRPPDGTEILAVDPSFQMQQQTGSSVQFAAEQPVEKPGEKKTPDVKAASTTTNSGTANPNQSATQTTQQTAQGDTVPKLDPSQNQSNVLNTKDPKALQAQVSKAATAGQKTTTAAEQFASKHLGLKFAKSTPSATGAAGSVRVQQTEMQAAAQQATLQGDTVVTRGNTVRQVAPGAGDPSSVVLDYNSNRSAFIGKPIIFKRTGLQLQSGLGSLTVKGWDVNGKQTVGATVVTQGAAPEHPTGIIAVPDWGQIKLDSPIFPGCPYTWADATKNGARVPTKEIMGRIAAIAQAITPLIEKSVGKGNKWNITSWYRDPVSNADAQGRPNSRHLYGDAVDFWYDINGSERALFRQIEPTWQGGVAMKHGDRGFMHLDLGPPGRRWNY; this is encoded by the coding sequence ATGCCCAGCCCAACCACTCCCATCCAGGTATTGCCGTCTCTCAAGGTTGATCCAAAAGCTCAGTCAAAGGCTCAACCTGCTCAAGCCAAGTCTCCTGAGGGAGGCAAAGATAAGCACAGTCCTCCTCAAAAAGAGGATGGCGATCGCTATAAGGTTTGGTTTCGCGTCAAGATTGGCAAGCTTGAGTTTTTGAATTTGAAAGGTGACTTTCTGGGACAGCCTTATATCCGCCTTTCAACCTATCAGCACTCTCAGCTCAAAGTGGTGATTAACGACCTGGATGACAAGTTACGTCCTGAAATCGCCAAGCAGCAAGATGTGGAAGTGGAGCTGGGATTTGTGGATGGCGATCGCAAAAATGTGTTTGTCGGCAAGCTCTATAGCATTGGCCGTCGTCCACCTGATGGCACCGAAATCCTAGCAGTTGATCCTTCATTTCAGATGCAACAACAAACGGGATCGTCGGTGCAATTTGCGGCTGAGCAACCCGTGGAGAAACCTGGAGAGAAGAAAACGCCCGATGTTAAAGCGGCGAGTACTACTACAAATTCTGGGACAGCTAACCCAAATCAGTCAGCAACACAAACGACTCAGCAAACGGCTCAAGGTGACACCGTTCCTAAGTTAGATCCATCCCAGAACCAGAGCAATGTCCTTAACACCAAAGACCCTAAAGCTCTCCAGGCTCAGGTGAGTAAGGCTGCAACGGCGGGCCAGAAAACAACTACAGCGGCTGAGCAGTTCGCCTCTAAACATCTAGGCTTAAAGTTTGCCAAGAGTACGCCATCCGCTACAGGTGCTGCTGGCTCAGTGCGAGTGCAGCAAACAGAGATGCAGGCTGCGGCTCAGCAGGCAACTTTGCAGGGAGATACGGTGGTGACGAGAGGCAATACTGTCCGTCAAGTTGCTCCCGGTGCCGGAGATCCTTCCAGTGTGGTGTTGGATTACAACAGCAATCGCTCTGCCTTCATTGGCAAGCCCATTATTTTTAAGCGCACTGGCTTGCAATTGCAGAGTGGTCTGGGCTCACTCACTGTTAAAGGGTGGGATGTGAATGGTAAGCAAACTGTTGGCGCTACGGTTGTGACGCAGGGGGCAGCACCAGAGCATCCCACCGGGATCATTGCGGTGCCTGACTGGGGGCAGATTAAGCTAGATAGTCCCATCTTTCCAGGTTGTCCTTACACTTGGGCAGACGCAACCAAGAATGGTGCCCGTGTACCAACAAAAGAAATTATGGGGCGAATTGCGGCGATCGCTCAAGCCATTACGCCCCTCATCGAGAAATCGGTCGGCAAGGGCAACAAATGGAATATCACCAGTTGGTATCGAGATCCGGTTTCCAATGCAGATGCCCAAGGCAGGCCGAACAGCCGTCATCTCTACGGAGATGCCGTTGATTTCTGGTATGACATCAACGGCTCTGAAAGAGCTTTATTTCGCCAAATAGAACCCACTTGGCAGGGCGGAGTTGCGATGAAGCATGGCGATCGCGGCTTCATGCATCTCGATTTAGGCCCTCCCGGAAGACGTTGGAACTATTGA
- a CDS encoding restriction endonuclease: MDDQLKTSLLSRIEQLQDAWEVKWKEAEQRIFDIVEPLLSDGGYQVSYKQRKVGDSGFDISAIREETDDLLPYTLAVEYKHYKKPVGLDVVNAAIGAAITQRINRVILITSSRFTKDALELATRDLPLDLELFGFEELKAWVDRIDVDDQNDTREIQQILSFVSRRFAELVAKNPRCLDELEWRDLERLLSEVFDAIGFSVELTPGSKDGGKDLILQCEVDGNHCTYIVEVKHWRSGSRVGKDATRDFLNVIVHEGHNGGLYLSTYGYTNTAFESLSEIERRTLRFGDEEKIVSLCKTYYKLRSGIWSPPSKLTDVLFDGTE; the protein is encoded by the coding sequence ATGGATGATCAATTAAAGACGAGTCTTCTTAGCCGAATAGAGCAGCTTCAAGATGCCTGGGAAGTCAAGTGGAAAGAAGCAGAACAAAGAATCTTTGACATCGTAGAGCCACTATTGTCTGATGGTGGCTATCAGGTGAGTTATAAGCAGCGCAAGGTTGGAGACAGCGGCTTCGATATATCTGCAATTCGTGAAGAAACTGATGACCTGTTACCCTACACCCTTGCTGTTGAGTACAAGCACTACAAAAAACCTGTTGGACTCGACGTTGTCAATGCTGCCATTGGTGCTGCAATCACCCAACGTATCAATCGGGTGATACTAATTACTTCTAGTCGTTTCACAAAAGATGCTCTTGAACTGGCAACTCGCGATCTTCCACTGGATCTAGAACTATTCGGTTTCGAAGAACTCAAAGCTTGGGTAGATCGTATCGATGTTGATGACCAAAATGACACTCGTGAAATTCAACAGATCCTAAGCTTTGTCAGCCGTCGATTCGCCGAACTTGTTGCAAAAAATCCACGTTGTCTTGATGAACTCGAATGGCGCGATCTTGAAAGATTGTTGTCTGAGGTATTTGATGCAATCGGGTTTTCTGTAGAACTCACACCAGGCTCAAAAGATGGTGGTAAAGACTTGATTCTGCAATGTGAGGTTGATGGGAATCACTGCACATACATCGTTGAAGTAAAGCACTGGCGTTCAGGTTCACGTGTAGGAAAAGATGCGACGAGAGACTTTCTAAATGTAATTGTGCACGAGGGGCATAACGGTGGGCTCTATCTATCAACGTATGGCTATACCAATACTGCATTTGAATCGCTTTCAGAAATAGAGCGGCGAACACTGCGATTTGGCGATGAGGAAAAAATAGTTAGCCTGTGTAAAACATATTACAAGCTGCGCTCTGGAATTTGGTCGCCTCCCAGTAAGCTCACTGATGTATTGTTTGATGGCACGGAATAA
- a CDS encoding ATP-binding protein, translating into MSLAGKRSSQGDEYQLRIALHWLIRLLEDNSIQSIQVNSTGIPGMDFPVTVDDIVILFEEERVCFIQAKKNQTDHESWSLSDQALYKELQKACTQLESSQNSEVKFYSRSPFGEFKSLVEVCKNFPNYSSFLQSAPKKQFEALKRLSKIFERSEEVAFNLVQRIGFGPTNDFEDWDQQNQTALDRLVPRSELAMRLLERYLVSHETNLRDSRHLITRQDILAELGRHGLSPTPKLGEAEIRKTFELASTIGRYWPRTIDNKSIARAELSQVIELIERGSRAILLADRPGSGKTCLLLDLADYIEQPSCSWSLLFIKGDQFTEVDNEQELNARGLPADIVGQCARLASFRRVVVIIDSLDVLSLNRQHSALKVFLGLIDRLEKVDGLTVVAGCRSFDLQYDPLLRGRSWQHTIHLRPLDFNNVVKAFLIDWGIDPVSVSPELQQLLELPQNLRMYEKLAKLGRALYPSSIYELYDSFLEEVVVQNSNLGDGVMTALQDMAGHLVEHRSQSCRKEVFRCGEDVIRQLISQEVLWNPIPGALSFSHQTLTDCLIVRATSVQRKTLAQFILGYTQLPFIRPIVRAFFFFLRTYEAGIFRQQVWEVLSHKEIAYHIKRLVCQSLTEIEPGAEDWRLLRRIFRNYPDLFRRLLSSVCGNAWFQILQQYWLPEVKALQEREGWLRQFCWQLGVWANRYPTEVIKLWQEAILSQWVDNQYIVEIICHGLDRFDAWSVQGVRALLESLIQHSNSDRGSLLGQSLSQWVEATNSGDDLLWRYITKDISSEYEEHLDLRNKLRCTPHIFCKENFLAERLVVSDELLTLALVSLEDWSTNRSMKCNEDSLQNKFLCDTSWIYKHSRQDIHFGDNLKVLFSALEKALKQRAQQNDAWWKANEPNLRDSQETSIRYLLIQAYKENSEENISGIEAQLQDKALLNESDLSYELGELMQMAYPSISEPVQTINQEIISESCTETIAIYSSQFPTERVDVVAWASRKAYNLFSWIPSIFRTSTTQAFIDTWENHLGYSHPSPTIKSSGGLVMPPFSSQDLLRLSDQALLRLLHYYEQYPSREPFDRDLVGGFSEIRGVVSEACSLEPMRFLGLFPWFIEKNLCQQYIHALIEGISFHLRYRFSKLRPSKPWEPIEPLPEGSMLASALLCLLERYSIIWEDLKVVSSALEACCVVLEDSISAERLTLLLFWLRAKLPSDRQTSNNSRNLHSTAINSPCGIAAESAMILCNKLLEQEQELPELLPSLLHHFARDPAIHARVPVLERLPFLMYKYPSLGWRLLADVFQEPQPRLWEEAELCLYYQYREHFNLVEPYLERLLHEGIEEAGNTWGRLSALVSLAGYISQEQLFSILRTTNTEAWKGVAQVFKANLDERGHTTSCHSGLINILQQDNISDLVLQEIEECFGKESSREVIQHELALAFLNALPVLIERRNIHGFLEWLSYKAYRNPLSALEYLEILLKKLQEANNSHKIWNTKALITALNEILREADEASDPELIHRVINLQDEFLRLDISGIEDFFINAEQP; encoded by the coding sequence ATGAGTCTTGCAGGAAAACGTTCTAGCCAGGGTGACGAATATCAACTAAGAATTGCTCTGCATTGGCTCATTCGCCTTTTAGAAGATAATTCTATTCAGAGCATTCAAGTCAACTCAACAGGAATACCGGGGATGGATTTTCCGGTTACTGTTGATGACATAGTTATTTTATTCGAAGAAGAGCGAGTATGCTTTATTCAAGCAAAAAAGAATCAGACTGATCACGAAAGCTGGTCCCTTTCAGACCAAGCTCTATATAAAGAGTTGCAAAAAGCTTGTACACAATTGGAGTCCAGCCAGAATTCAGAAGTTAAGTTTTATTCTCGGTCTCCATTTGGAGAATTTAAATCTTTAGTAGAAGTCTGTAAAAACTTCCCTAACTACTCATCTTTTCTGCAAAGTGCACCAAAAAAGCAATTCGAAGCCTTAAAGCGCTTATCGAAAATCTTTGAGCGTTCGGAGGAAGTAGCTTTTAATTTAGTTCAAAGAATAGGCTTTGGTCCAACTAATGATTTTGAAGACTGGGATCAGCAAAACCAGACGGCTCTGGATCGACTTGTGCCACGATCTGAGCTTGCCATGCGTTTATTAGAACGTTATCTAGTAAGCCACGAAACTAATCTCAGGGATTCGAGGCACTTAATCACCCGTCAAGATATATTAGCTGAGTTGGGTAGACACGGCTTGAGCCCAACGCCCAAGCTAGGTGAAGCAGAAATTCGTAAAACTTTTGAGTTAGCTTCAACAATTGGTCGATATTGGCCGCGTACAATTGACAACAAATCCATTGCTCGGGCTGAGTTATCTCAAGTTATTGAATTAATTGAACGAGGAAGTCGAGCAATCTTACTAGCTGATCGCCCTGGTAGCGGTAAAACCTGTCTGTTGCTAGATCTAGCAGATTACATTGAACAACCGTCTTGTTCCTGGAGCTTGTTGTTTATCAAGGGTGATCAGTTTACTGAGGTGGATAATGAGCAGGAGCTTAATGCAAGAGGTTTGCCAGCTGATATTGTAGGCCAGTGTGCTCGCTTAGCAAGCTTTCGCCGAGTTGTTGTCATCATTGATTCGCTTGATGTTTTGTCTCTAAATCGACAGCATAGTGCTCTTAAGGTTTTTTTGGGGCTAATTGATCGCTTAGAAAAAGTTGATGGACTAACAGTAGTTGCTGGTTGCCGCAGCTTCGATTTGCAATATGATCCTTTGCTTAGAGGACGTTCATGGCAACACACAATTCATTTGCGGCCGCTTGATTTCAACAATGTGGTAAAAGCATTTCTGATTGATTGGGGGATTGATCCTGTTAGTGTTAGCCCTGAGCTTCAACAGTTATTGGAATTACCTCAAAACTTAAGAATGTATGAAAAATTAGCAAAGCTTGGCAGAGCATTATATCCCTCGTCAATTTATGAACTCTATGACAGCTTTCTTGAGGAGGTAGTAGTCCAAAATTCTAATCTAGGTGATGGTGTTATGACTGCATTGCAGGATATGGCAGGACACCTTGTGGAGCATAGAAGCCAATCCTGTCGGAAGGAAGTTTTTCGGTGTGGTGAGGATGTAATTAGGCAGCTAATCAGTCAAGAAGTTCTGTGGAATCCTATTCCTGGTGCTCTGTCTTTTAGTCATCAAACTTTAACAGATTGTCTCATTGTTCGAGCAACCTCAGTGCAGAGGAAAACTCTAGCACAATTCATTCTTGGATATACTCAACTTCCCTTTATTCGACCAATAGTTCGAGCATTCTTCTTCTTCCTACGTACTTATGAAGCAGGTATTTTTAGGCAGCAAGTATGGGAAGTGCTATCACACAAAGAAATTGCATATCACATTAAACGTTTAGTTTGTCAGTCTCTTACTGAAATTGAACCAGGGGCAGAAGATTGGCGACTATTACGCCGAATCTTTCGAAACTATCCCGATCTGTTCCGCCGGCTGCTTTCAAGTGTTTGTGGAAATGCTTGGTTCCAAATTCTTCAACAATACTGGTTGCCAGAAGTCAAAGCCTTGCAGGAACGAGAAGGCTGGTTGCGGCAGTTTTGCTGGCAGCTAGGTGTTTGGGCAAATCGATACCCAACTGAGGTAATTAAGCTATGGCAGGAAGCAATCCTATCTCAATGGGTAGACAACCAATACATTGTTGAAATCATTTGTCACGGCTTAGACAGATTTGATGCTTGGAGTGTCCAGGGTGTCCGAGCACTACTAGAAAGCTTAATTCAACACTCCAACAGCGATCGCGGCTCTTTGCTCGGCCAGTCCCTGAGTCAATGGGTGGAAGCTACGAACTCTGGAGATGATTTGCTATGGAGATATATTACTAAAGATATTTCCTCTGAATATGAAGAACACTTAGACCTGCGTAATAAATTGCGTTGCACGCCTCACATCTTTTGTAAGGAAAATTTCTTGGCAGAGCGCTTGGTCGTATCCGATGAGCTTCTAACGTTGGCTCTAGTTAGCTTAGAGGATTGGAGTACTAACCGCTCTATGAAATGCAATGAGGATAGTCTGCAAAATAAATTTTTGTGTGATACATCATGGATATATAAGCACAGCAGGCAAGATATCCACTTTGGAGACAATCTCAAGGTTCTGTTCAGTGCTTTAGAGAAGGCATTAAAGCAGAGAGCTCAGCAGAATGATGCTTGGTGGAAGGCAAACGAGCCAAACTTACGCGACAGTCAAGAAACCAGCATTCGTTACCTCTTGATTCAAGCTTATAAGGAAAATTCTGAAGAAAATATATCTGGGATAGAGGCTCAACTGCAAGATAAAGCGCTCCTTAACGAGAGCGATCTTAGTTACGAATTAGGGGAGTTAATGCAGATGGCTTACCCCTCCATCTCTGAGCCGGTACAGACAATTAACCAAGAGATAATTTCAGAATCATGCACTGAAACTATTGCCATATATTCTTCTCAATTTCCAACGGAGAGAGTTGACGTGGTAGCTTGGGCTTCTCGCAAGGCATATAATCTTTTCTCCTGGATTCCGTCAATATTTCGAACATCGACAACCCAAGCTTTTATCGACACTTGGGAAAATCATTTGGGCTATAGCCATCCTTCACCAACAATTAAAAGCTCTGGCGGCTTAGTGATGCCGCCATTCTCTTCTCAAGACTTGCTTAGGCTTTCGGATCAAGCTCTTTTGCGTTTATTGCACTACTATGAGCAATACCCAAGTCGAGAGCCGTTTGATCGAGACTTAGTGGGTGGGTTTAGTGAAATAAGAGGTGTTGTAAGTGAAGCCTGTTCACTTGAACCTATGCGCTTTTTAGGCTTATTTCCTTGGTTTATAGAGAAAAATCTGTGTCAGCAGTACATACATGCTCTTATTGAAGGTATTTCATTTCATCTGCGCTACCGATTCAGCAAGCTTAGGCCGAGTAAGCCGTGGGAACCTATAGAGCCATTACCCGAAGGAAGTATGCTTGCATCTGCTTTGCTTTGCTTACTAGAGCGGTATTCCATTATTTGGGAAGATCTTAAAGTAGTTAGTTCAGCCCTAGAAGCCTGCTGTGTCGTTCTAGAAGATTCGATCTCAGCTGAGCGCCTAACATTATTGCTCTTTTGGCTTCGCGCTAAGCTTCCTAGCGATAGGCAGACCAGTAATAATAGTCGAAATCTTCACTCCACGGCTATCAACTCACCTTGTGGTATTGCAGCTGAGAGTGCAATGATTCTTTGTAACAAGCTTTTAGAGCAAGAACAGGAACTACCTGAGTTACTACCATCTCTTCTACACCATTTTGCTCGCGATCCAGCAATCCATGCGCGTGTTCCTGTTCTCGAACGACTTCCTTTTCTTATGTATAAATATCCCAGTCTTGGATGGAGATTGTTAGCCGATGTCTTCCAAGAGCCACAACCTCGTCTGTGGGAGGAGGCAGAACTTTGTCTCTACTACCAATATCGAGAACATTTCAATCTAGTTGAACCATATTTGGAGCGTCTTTTACATGAAGGTATTGAAGAGGCTGGCAATACATGGGGTCGTCTTTCAGCATTAGTTAGCTTGGCAGGATACATTAGCCAAGAACAGCTCTTTAGTATTTTGAGAACAACTAATACTGAAGCTTGGAAGGGAGTTGCCCAGGTTTTCAAAGCTAATTTGGATGAGCGGGGGCATACAACATCCTGTCACTCCGGACTAATTAATATTTTACAACAAGATAATATATCGGACTTGGTTCTACAGGAGATTGAAGAATGCTTTGGCAAGGAGAGTAGTAGGGAAGTTATTCAGCACGAGTTAGCGCTTGCATTCCTGAATGCGTTACCAGTCCTTATAGAGAGACGCAATATTCATGGTTTTCTTGAATGGTTAAGCTATAAAGCCTACCGAAACCCGTTGTCTGCACTAGAATACCTGGAGATATTACTTAAAAAACTACAGGAAGCAAATAATTCTCATAAGATTTGGAATACAAAAGCTCTGATTACTGCGTTGAACGAAATTCTACGCGAAGCTGATGAAGCTAGCGATCCAGAGCTAATTCATCGAGTTATTAATTTGCAAGATGAGTTTTTAAGATTGGACATATCTGGGATAGAAGATTTTTTTATCAATGCTGAACAGCCTTAA
- a CDS encoding GIY-YIG nuclease family protein, whose product MLVEPLELPSAQLSELRKLPGCTAIYFVIDSNHRILFVGQAVNLLTRWKNHHRIYQLGEINKDYPVRIAWQTWNQDSLEEAEISEWQGLT is encoded by the coding sequence GTGTTGGTTGAGCCCTTAGAACTGCCATCAGCTCAACTATCCGAACTGAGGAAACTTCCTGGGTGCACGGCCATCTATTTCGTGATCGATTCCAATCACCGAATTTTGTTTGTAGGCCAGGCAGTCAATCTTCTAACCCGGTGGAAGAATCATCACCGCATTTACCAGCTAGGTGAGATTAACAAAGATTATCCCGTAAGAATTGCTTGGCAAACATGGAATCAAGACAGCCTAGAAGAAGCAGAAATTTCTGAATGGCAAGGCTTGACCTAG